A section of the Candidatus Nomurabacteria bacterium genome encodes:
- the ligA gene encoding NAD-dependent DNA ligase LigA: MKERIEKLRRLIEHHRYQYHVLDRQEISDEALDSLKDELVKLEARHPELITPDSPTQRVAGMPLPQFKKVRHLISQWSFNDAFTEEDIKNFDERVRKVLGSQVGYVCELKIDGFKIVLTYKNGLLETAATRGDGVVGEDVTSNVRTIESIPLRLRENLDVVVEGEIWLSKESFAQLNKEKRKRGEELYANPRNVAAGTIRQLDPRIVATRKLDSFIYDLSQSGSSLPDTQSEELEKLKELGFKVNKNFKFCRDIDAVIKYWRDWEKRKDALPYKVDGIVVKVNKRNEQERLGYTGKAPRFAIALKFRAEEATTVVEDIRFQIGRMGTVTPVAYLRPVFLDGSTVSRATLHNEDEIRKLDVRIGDTVIIRKAGDIIPDIIQVLPELRPRGSRSFVFPKSLPGAGKIERVSGQAAYRVVGNNSKAQIKRRFHHFVSKHAFDIDHCGPKMIDLLLENNLISTFADIFKLKQSDLIKLPRLAEKSIGNLLTAIEKSRKVTLARFLVSLSIPQVGEETAEDLAQNFGSLEKIKNASQSDLEKIENVGGIVAQAVVNWFGEPENKKALADLLGEVKIAKQEKATQRKLAGKTFVLTGTMKSLSREEAKMEIKNLGGSVSGSVSEKTDYVVVGENPGLKMNKARNLGVSILSESAFLKILGK, translated from the coding sequence ATGAAAGAGCGAATTGAGAAACTTCGGCGTCTAATAGAGCATCACCGTTATCAGTACCATGTTTTAGATCGACAGGAGATTTCGGATGAGGCATTGGATTCTCTGAAGGATGAGTTGGTTAAGTTGGAGGCTCGCCACCCGGAACTGATTACACCAGATTCTCCGACCCAGCGTGTGGCTGGAATGCCACTGCCCCAGTTCAAGAAAGTGCGCCATCTGATATCGCAGTGGTCGTTCAACGACGCGTTTACGGAGGAGGATATCAAAAATTTTGATGAAAGAGTGAGAAAAGTGTTGGGCTCTCAAGTTGGTTATGTTTGTGAGCTGAAGATTGATGGTTTCAAGATTGTTTTAACCTATAAAAATGGTTTATTGGAGACCGCTGCTACTCGCGGTGATGGTGTGGTGGGCGAGGATGTTACCAGTAATGTGCGCACGATCGAATCTATACCGCTAAGACTAAGAGAGAATCTGGATGTGGTTGTGGAGGGTGAAATCTGGCTCAGTAAAGAGAGTTTTGCACAACTGAATAAGGAAAAGAGGAAAAGAGGTGAGGAATTGTATGCCAACCCGCGTAATGTGGCGGCGGGCACGATTCGCCAACTTGACCCCAGAATTGTGGCCACACGGAAACTAGATAGTTTTATCTACGATTTGTCACAGTCTGGTTCCAGCTTGCCCGATACCCAGAGCGAGGAATTAGAAAAACTTAAAGAGCTGGGTTTTAAGGTGAACAAAAATTTCAAATTTTGTCGAGATATTGATGCGGTCATTAAATATTGGCGGGATTGGGAGAAGAGAAAAGATGCCTTGCCGTATAAGGTGGACGGCATTGTGGTGAAGGTAAATAAACGAAACGAGCAAGAGAGGTTGGGTTATACCGGCAAGGCGCCACGATTTGCCATTGCCCTTAAGTTTAGGGCCGAGGAGGCCACGACCGTGGTAGAGGATATTAGATTCCAAATTGGCCGAATGGGAACGGTCACTCCCGTCGCTTACCTGCGTCCAGTTTTCCTCGACGGCTCGACGGTTTCGCGGGCCACTCTGCACAATGAAGATGAAATAAGAAAGTTAGATGTTCGCATCGGCGATACGGTAATCATTCGGAAAGCGGGTGATATTATCCCCGACATAATTCAGGTTTTGCCGGAGTTGCGCCCAAGAGGTTCTCGCTCTTTCGTGTTTCCGAAAAGCTTGCCCGGTGCCGGGAAAATCGAACGCGTATCTGGTCAGGCGGCGTATCGCGTGGTTGGCAATAATTCAAAGGCGCAGATTAAACGTCGTTTCCATCACTTTGTTTCTAAACACGCTTTCGACATTGATCACTGTGGTCCGAAGATGATTGATCTATTGTTGGAAAATAATTTAATCTCTACCTTTGCCGATATTTTTAAATTAAAACAATCAGACCTAATTAAATTACCGAGGCTGGCAGAAAAATCGATTGGTAATTTATTAACAGCGATAGAGAAGAGTCGAAAGGTAACACTGGCTCGTTTTCTCGTCTCTCTTTCTATTCCCCAAGTGGGTGAGGAGACCGCAGAAGATCTGGCGCAGAATTTTGGCAGTCTTGAAAAGATAAAAAATGCTAGCCAGTCTGACTTAGAGAAAATTGAAAATGTGGGCGGAATCGTTGCTCAGGCGGTGGTTAACTGGTTCGGAGAGCCGGAGAACAAAAAGGCCCTCGCTGACTTGTTGGGTGAAGTAAAAATTGCGAAACAAGAGAAGGCAACACAGAGAAAATTAGCCGGTAAAACTTTTGTCCTTACGGGAACGATGAAAAGTCTCTCGCGCGAAGAGGCAAAAATGGAAATTAAAAATTTGGGCGGAAGCGTATCCGGTTCGGTTTCTGAAAAGACTGATTATGTTGTGGTGGGGGAGAATCCCGGTTTGAAAATGAATAAGGCAAGAAATCTGGGTGTGAGTATTTTGTCCGAGAGTGCCTTCTTGAAAATTCTAGGAAAATAA
- a CDS encoding pilus assembly PilX N-terminal domain-containing protein, whose translation MANNYQKKQGVVILFAILLVSIVLTVGLTLLNITLRQLILSSLARESQFAFYAADSARNCARYYDSIDPADQRPFGYFTTSGGLLYVPPTSTSLTCGASSTMLPAVDGSDTVTFKFVVAFNDGASPAKESCANVTVVKFKATGKTDIKSRGYNSYGSNNFDCYQPGDRTVERASSMVY comes from the coding sequence ATGGCAAATAATTATCAAAAAAAACAAGGCGTGGTTATTCTATTCGCGATTCTACTCGTCTCAATTGTTTTAACGGTTGGTTTAACATTACTCAACATTACCTTACGACAATTAATTTTGTCATCACTGGCGCGCGAATCGCAATTTGCTTTTTATGCGGCCGATAGCGCTCGAAATTGTGCCAGGTATTACGACAGTATTGATCCCGCCGACCAGAGGCCGTTTGGCTACTTTACTACCAGTGGCGGATTACTCTATGTTCCGCCGACGTCTACTTCTCTAACTTGCGGTGCTTCGTCCACAATGCTACCAGCTGTTGATGGGTCAGACACCGTTACCTTCAAGTTCGTGGTTGCCTTCAATGATGGGGCTAGCCCGGCAAAAGAGAGTTGCGCGAATGTGACAGTTGTTAAGTTTAAGGCTACTGGAAAAACTGATATTAAATCTCGTGGTTACAATAGTTATGGGTCCAACAATTTCGACTGTTACCAGCCGGGGGATCGCACCGTGGAACGAGCTTCCTCTATGGTATACTAG